The following proteins are encoded in a genomic region of Synechococcus sp. CBW1002:
- a CDS encoding HAD-IC family P-type ATPase has translation MRVIEGGALARISDVQLRQLLKHRTRLVFARMAPEQKLRLVQAYRALGEVVAVTGDGVNDAPALRAADVGLAMGCNGTDVAREAADIVLLDDNFATIIEAIRYGRAVVSNIGKFLTYILASNVPEILPFLAMVALRIPAALTVLQILAVDLGTDLLPALGLGAEPPEAGGMRRPPRKRDTPLLSGALLLRAYLFLGLIEAVLAMGGYLLVWQGAGFDLAALRQLAPALLHRSAPAELLWLQRQASAVAFCLIVFSQVGVLLACRRERSSGWSLPAWRDNPLLWIGVMAELALTAALILTPALAELFAMAPFPAAWLPWMLVAPVTILLADDLRKGLLPLQRAG, from the coding sequence GTGCGGGTGATCGAGGGTGGCGCCCTGGCCCGGATCAGTGATGTGCAGCTGCGCCAGCTGCTCAAACACCGCACCCGTCTGGTGTTTGCCCGAATGGCTCCAGAGCAGAAGCTACGGCTGGTGCAGGCCTATCGCGCCCTCGGGGAGGTGGTGGCCGTGACCGGCGACGGTGTCAACGATGCCCCGGCCCTGCGCGCCGCTGATGTGGGCCTGGCGATGGGATGCAACGGTACCGATGTCGCCCGGGAAGCGGCGGACATCGTGCTGCTGGACGACAACTTCGCCACGATCATCGAGGCGATCCGCTACGGGCGGGCCGTGGTGAGCAACATCGGCAAATTTCTCACCTACATCCTCGCCTCCAACGTGCCGGAGATCCTGCCGTTTCTGGCGATGGTGGCGCTGCGCATCCCCGCGGCCCTCACGGTGCTGCAGATCCTGGCGGTGGATCTGGGCACCGATCTGCTGCCGGCCCTGGGTCTGGGGGCGGAGCCACCGGAGGCCGGTGGCATGCGCCGACCACCGCGGAAGCGGGATACGCCGTTGCTGAGCGGAGCCCTGTTGCTGCGGGCCTACCTGTTCCTCGGCTTGATCGAGGCCGTGCTGGCCATGGGGGGCTATCTGCTGGTGTGGCAGGGGGCGGGCTTTGATCTGGCGGCGCTGCGGCAGCTGGCGCCGGCCCTGTTGCATCGCAGTGCTCCAGCCGAGTTGCTCTGGTTGCAGCGGCAGGCCTCCGCCGTGGCCTTCTGCCTGATCGTGTTCTCCCAGGTGGGTGTGTTGCTGGCCTGCCGCAGGGAGCGGAGCAGCGGCTGGTCGCTGCCGGCCTGGCGGGACAATCCCCTGCTCTGGATTGGGGTCATGGCTGAGCTGGCCCTCACCGCCGCCTTGATCCTGACGCCGGCCCTGGCGGAGTTGTTCGCCATGGCCCCCTTCCCTGCCGCCTGGCTGCCCTGGATGCTGGTGGCTCCGGTGACCATCCTGCTGGCGGATGATCTGCGCAAGGGTCTGCTGCCGCTGCAGCGTGCCGGTTGA
- a CDS encoding SulP family inorganic anion transporter: protein MSPPAAPAFSPSAVFNRISSQHIKGDLFGGVTAAVIALPMALAFGVASGAGAAAGLWGAVLVGLFAALFGGTPTLISEPTGPMTVVMTAVIAKLTSQNPEHGLAMAFTVVMLAGLFQILFGFLKLGRYVTMMPYTVISGFMSGIGFILIILQIGPFLGQAIPKGGVLGTLNALPGLITSARPTEVILAVITLAILWLTPSKVKTIAPPQLIALILGTLLSLSLLSGGGDGEEIRRIGEIASGFPKLQLPYFSLPQLETMLVNGAVLGMLGCIDALLTAVIADSITRTESDSNKELIGQGLGNLVSGLFGGIAGAGATMGTVVNIQAGGRSALSGITRALVLMLVILAGTRLAAQIPQAVLAGIALKVGVDIVDWSFLKRAHRISIKGALIMYLVIGLTVLVDLIAAVGIGVFIANILTIDRMSSLQSKQVKSVSTADGELNLPSEEKALLDRGNGKVLLFQLTGAMIFGVAKAIDREHNAIGSCQAIVFDLTEVSHLGVTAALAVENAVEEALEKGRQVFVVGANGTTRKRLERLGLYAKLPVDHLEISRHEALERAVAGLV, encoded by the coding sequence ATGTCGCCTCCCGCTGCGCCGGCGTTCTCGCCCTCGGCAGTGTTCAACCGGATCAGCTCCCAGCACATCAAGGGGGACCTGTTCGGTGGCGTCACCGCCGCGGTGATCGCCCTTCCCATGGCCCTGGCCTTCGGTGTCGCCTCCGGAGCTGGTGCCGCCGCAGGCCTCTGGGGGGCCGTGCTGGTTGGCCTGTTCGCCGCCCTGTTCGGCGGCACCCCCACCCTGATCTCGGAGCCCACCGGTCCGATGACAGTGGTGATGACGGCGGTGATTGCCAAACTCACCTCCCAGAATCCGGAACACGGCCTGGCCATGGCCTTCACCGTGGTGATGCTGGCGGGTCTGTTCCAGATCCTGTTCGGCTTCCTGAAGCTGGGCCGTTACGTCACGATGATGCCGTACACCGTGATCTCGGGCTTCATGTCCGGGATCGGCTTCATCCTGATCATTCTTCAGATCGGTCCCTTTCTGGGGCAGGCGATTCCCAAAGGTGGGGTGCTCGGCACCTTGAATGCCCTGCCGGGCCTGATCACCAGCGCCCGGCCCACCGAAGTGATCCTGGCGGTGATCACCCTGGCGATCCTCTGGCTGACGCCATCGAAGGTCAAGACGATTGCGCCGCCCCAGCTGATCGCCCTGATCCTGGGCACGCTCCTGTCCCTCTCGCTGCTGAGTGGCGGCGGCGATGGTGAAGAGATCCGCCGGATCGGCGAGATCGCCTCCGGTTTTCCGAAGCTGCAGCTGCCCTACTTCTCCCTGCCCCAGCTGGAGACGATGCTCGTCAACGGCGCCGTGCTCGGGATGCTGGGCTGTATCGATGCCCTGCTCACGGCGGTGATCGCCGACAGCATCACCCGCACCGAGAGCGATTCGAACAAGGAGCTGATCGGCCAGGGCCTCGGCAACCTCGTCTCGGGCCTGTTCGGCGGCATCGCCGGTGCCGGCGCCACCATGGGCACGGTGGTGAACATCCAGGCCGGTGGCCGCAGCGCCCTTTCGGGCATCACCCGCGCCCTGGTGCTGATGCTGGTGATCCTGGCGGGCACGCGCCTGGCGGCCCAGATCCCCCAGGCGGTGCTGGCCGGCATCGCCCTGAAAGTGGGTGTCGACATCGTCGACTGGAGCTTCCTCAAGCGCGCCCATCGGATCTCGATCAAGGGCGCCCTGATCATGTATCTGGTGATCGGCCTCACCGTGCTGGTCGATCTGATCGCGGCCGTGGGCATCGGCGTGTTCATCGCCAACATCCTCACCATCGACCGGATGAGTTCGCTCCAGTCGAAGCAGGTGAAATCCGTCAGCACCGCCGACGGCGAGCTCAATCTGCCCAGTGAGGAGAAGGCCCTGCTGGATCGGGGCAACGGCAAGGTGCTGCTGTTCCAGCTGACCGGCGCCATGATCTTCGGGGTGGCCAAGGCGATCGACCGGGAGCACAACGCCATCGGCAGTTGCCAGGCCATCGTGTTTGACCTCACGGAGGTGTCCCACCTGGGGGTCACCGCAGCCCTCGCCGTTGAAAA
- a CDS encoding cation-transporting P-type ATPase — MLLSAAQPIWSLPQSEVCDALQTTPTGLSSAEALRRLERFGPNSLPALRRRSLWLRFVDQLVHFMALLLWIAGGLAFVAGTPALGWAIWAVVLINGAFSFWQEFQAERTLAALTRALPRQVQVWRDGQLQTCQADQLVPGDRVALEEGDQVPADGRLLESIRLYLDVSVLTGESLPVARQAETLPPERSDHPIPTRERSNLVLAGTTVTAGRGIAVVYATGAETEFGQVAHLTASTERSPSTLERQVARIVRVITTIAVSMGLLVFGLSLVFVGMGPLEGLVFAVGILVANVPEGLLPSVTLALALNVRRMAQRNALVRRLSAIETLGSVSVICSDKTGTLTCNRMAVEDTWLPNPDPLLHNWLLVWSCLCSNAHLELAPARHVVGDPTEAALLVAADAAGLNPERLPQLHPRRQEIPFDSHRRRMSVVVEAGPGWQSGGMGWGWLESQALVITKGAPLEVLDHCVSGMAAAGPIPLLEPERRRIREANDRLASQGYRVIAVAIRLLPHDGGSGTDASEAVEQQQVFVGLLGLYDPPRPEVPEAIRRCREAGIKVTMVTGDYGVTAQAIAQQIGLLEPSAVR, encoded by the coding sequence GTGCTGCTCTCCGCCGCCCAGCCGATCTGGTCGCTCCCGCAGAGCGAGGTGTGCGACGCCCTGCAGACCACCCCGACCGGGCTGAGCAGCGCCGAGGCTCTGCGGCGACTGGAGCGCTTCGGGCCCAACAGTCTGCCGGCCCTGCGTCGCCGCTCCCTCTGGCTGCGGTTCGTGGATCAGCTGGTGCATTTCATGGCCCTGTTGCTCTGGATCGCCGGCGGCCTGGCCTTTGTTGCAGGGACCCCGGCCCTCGGCTGGGCGATCTGGGCCGTGGTGCTGATCAACGGGGCGTTCTCCTTCTGGCAGGAATTCCAGGCTGAACGCACCCTGGCTGCCCTGACGCGCGCCCTGCCCCGCCAGGTGCAGGTGTGGCGCGATGGTCAGCTGCAGACCTGCCAGGCCGATCAGCTCGTTCCAGGCGATCGGGTCGCCCTGGAGGAAGGCGATCAGGTGCCGGCGGATGGGCGCCTGCTCGAATCGATCCGGCTTTATCTGGATGTGTCGGTTCTGACCGGCGAATCCCTGCCGGTGGCCCGTCAGGCCGAAACGCTGCCGCCGGAGCGCAGTGACCATCCGATCCCCACGCGCGAGCGCTCCAATCTGGTGCTGGCCGGCACCACCGTGACCGCCGGCCGTGGCATCGCCGTGGTCTATGCCACCGGCGCCGAGACCGAGTTCGGTCAGGTGGCCCACCTCACGGCCAGCACCGAACGCAGCCCCAGCACCCTCGAACGGCAGGTGGCCCGCATCGTGCGGGTGATCACCACGATCGCGGTCTCGATGGGGCTGCTCGTGTTCGGTCTCAGCCTCGTGTTTGTCGGTATGGGGCCCTTGGAGGGCCTGGTGTTCGCCGTGGGGATCCTGGTGGCGAATGTGCCGGAGGGACTGCTCCCCAGCGTCACCCTCGCCCTGGCCCTGAATGTGCGCCGCATGGCCCAGCGCAACGCGTTGGTGCGGCGTCTGTCGGCGATCGAAACGCTCGGCTCGGTGAGCGTGATCTGCAGCGACAAGACCGGCACCCTCACCTGCAATCGCATGGCAGTGGAGGACACCTGGCTGCCGAACCCGGACCCGCTGCTGCACAACTGGTTGCTGGTCTGGTCGTGCCTGTGTTCCAACGCCCATCTCGAGCTGGCCCCGGCCCGGCATGTGGTGGGCGATCCCACCGAGGCGGCCCTGCTGGTGGCGGCCGATGCGGCCGGACTGAACCCCGAGCGGTTGCCCCAGCTCCATCCCCGCCGCCAGGAGATTCCGTTTGATTCGCACCGCCGTCGCATGAGCGTGGTGGTGGAGGCGGGCCCTGGCTGGCAGTCCGGTGGAATGGGCTGGGGCTGGCTGGAGTCCCAGGCTCTGGTCATCACCAAGGGGGCGCCGCTGGAAGTGCTCGACCATTGCGTGTCGGGTATGGCTGCGGCGGGTCCGATCCCCTTGCTGGAGCCTGAGCGTCGCCGCATCCGCGAGGCCAATGACCGGCTGGCGAGCCAGGGTTATCGGGTGATCGCCGTGGCGATACGGCTGCTGCCCCACGATGGCGGGTCCGGCACGGATGCCAGTGAGGCTGTGGAGCAGCAGCAGGTGTTCGTGGGGTTACTGGGGTTGTACGACCCCCCACGGCCGGAGGTTCCCGAGGCGATCCGGCGCTGCCGCGAGGCCGGCATCAAGGTCACCATGGTGACGGGCGACTACGGCGTGACCGCCCAGGCCATCGCCCAGCAGATCGGCCTGCTCGAGCCCAGCGCCGTCCGTTAG
- the cysK gene encoding cysteine synthase A, which produces MSPIYTDNSLSIGNTPMVQLNRVTAGCGARVLAKIEGRNPAYSVKCRIGAAMIWQAEQAGRLGQGKELIEPTSGNTGIALAFVAASRGIPLTLTMPETMSLERRKLLTAYGARLMLTEGRLGMGGAIGAAKELAESDPDRYVLLQQFSNPANPQIHHDTTGPEIWNDADGEVDVLVAGVGTGGTISGVSRYIKTTLGQPLVSVAVEPVNSPVISQAKANLPLQPGSHKIQGIGAGFLPDNLDLDLVDRVETVSDDDAMGMARRLMCEEGILAGISCGAATVAALRLAREEAFAGRTIVVVLPDSGERYLSSALFEGVFNERGLAV; this is translated from the coding sequence ATGAGCCCGATCTATACCGACAACAGCCTCAGCATCGGCAATACCCCGATGGTGCAGCTTAACCGGGTCACGGCCGGTTGCGGGGCGAGGGTTCTCGCCAAGATCGAGGGGCGCAATCCCGCCTATTCGGTGAAGTGCCGCATCGGTGCGGCCATGATCTGGCAGGCCGAGCAGGCCGGACGGCTGGGTCAGGGCAAGGAACTGATCGAACCCACCAGCGGTAACACCGGCATCGCCCTGGCCTTTGTGGCGGCCTCGCGCGGTATTCCCCTGACGCTCACCATGCCGGAAACCATGAGCCTGGAGCGGCGCAAGCTGCTTACGGCCTATGGCGCCCGTTTGATGCTCACCGAGGGGCGGCTGGGCATGGGCGGGGCGATCGGGGCTGCCAAGGAGCTGGCCGAGTCTGATCCGGATCGCTACGTGCTGCTGCAGCAGTTCAGCAATCCCGCCAATCCCCAGATTCACCACGACACCACGGGCCCCGAGATCTGGAACGACGCTGATGGCGAGGTGGACGTTCTGGTGGCGGGGGTCGGCACCGGCGGCACGATCTCCGGCGTGAGCCGCTACATCAAGACCACTCTGGGCCAGCCGTTGGTCTCGGTGGCGGTGGAGCCGGTCAACAGTCCGGTGATCAGCCAGGCGAAGGCCAACCTGCCGCTGCAGCCCGGATCCCACAAGATCCAGGGCATCGGGGCCGGTTTCCTGCCCGACAACCTGGATCTGGATCTGGTCGATCGCGTCGAAACCGTGAGCGACGACGACGCGATGGGCATGGCGCGCCGTCTGATGTGTGAGGAAGGCATCCTGGCCGGCATTTCCTGCGGAGCAGCCACCGTTGCTGCCTTGCGGCTGGCGCGGGAGGAGGCTTTCGCCGGCAGGACGATCGTGGTGGTGCTTCCCGATTCCGGTGAGCGCTATCTCAGTTCGGCCCTCTTCGAAGGCGTGTTCAACGAGCGTGGCCTGGCGGTCTGA
- a CDS encoding ferritin family protein, with translation MRIGCSGFLLFKELSRRLQKAGRPELSRLFNLMARDEARHAGFLNRALMAEGIEIDLPSLGTKRPITWFPLSWVLDSFCLTEYIGTWRSILIDRPLKAHPDHAFAPLFDCFEPWCQDANRHGDFSTR, from the coding sequence GTGCGTATTGGATGTTCCGGCTTTCTGCTGTTCAAGGAGCTCTCCCGCCGATTGCAGAAGGCTGGCCGTCCGGAGCTCAGCCGCCTGTTCAACCTGATGGCCCGCGATGAGGCGCGCCATGCCGGCTTTCTCAACCGTGCCCTGATGGCCGAAGGCATCGAGATCGATCTGCCCAGCCTCGGCACCAAGCGACCGATCACCTGGTTTCCGCTCAGCTGGGTGCTGGATTCGTTCTGCCTCACGGAATACATCGGCACCTGGCGTTCCATCCTCATCGACCGCCCTCTCAAGGCCCATCCTGACCATGCCTTCGCGCCGTTGTTCGATTGTTTCGAGCCCTGGTGTCAGGACGCGAATCGGCATGGAGACTTTTCAACCCGTTGA
- a CDS encoding CAAD domain-containing protein, whose amino-acid sequence MPSPVPVPVPEPVAELQSGSELKAPPLENPVAAIASAPEAAREGDVHVEVMSATAVPVASPAPAPVLEDLPEKPVVQAIHPVIPVAEPAPLAPRPAQPAGAAAETSAAEALRLPLQFLNQVLGKLGASQLKSFEDLLPVARLLLLAVVAGVALKLTGATLQAIDELPLIGGLLELVGLVAVLNFLARNALRQQKRAELLSRIHQIRKDLLG is encoded by the coding sequence GTGCCGTCGCCGGTGCCGGTGCCGGTGCCGGAGCCTGTCGCTGAGCTGCAGTCCGGTTCTGAGCTGAAGGCCCCGCCGCTCGAGAACCCTGTTGCGGCCATCGCGTCAGCGCCCGAAGCCGCCAGAGAGGGGGATGTTCACGTTGAGGTCATGTCTGCGACGGCTGTCCCGGTGGCGAGCCCTGCCCCCGCCCCCGTTCTGGAGGATCTGCCTGAGAAGCCTGTGGTGCAGGCGATCCATCCTGTGATTCCGGTGGCTGAGCCCGCGCCCCTGGCCCCGCGGCCAGCGCAGCCAGCAGGGGCAGCGGCCGAAACCTCTGCCGCAGAGGCCCTGCGGTTGCCGCTCCAGTTTCTCAATCAGGTGCTGGGCAAGCTTGGAGCATCCCAGCTGAAGTCCTTCGAGGATCTGCTGCCGGTGGCGCGGCTGCTGCTCCTGGCCGTGGTGGCCGGTGTGGCGCTCAAGCTCACGGGTGCCACCTTGCAGGCTATCGATGAGTTGCCCTTGATTGGTGGCCTGCTGGAGCTGGTCGGTCTGGTGGCGGTGCTTAATTTTCTCGCCCGCAACGCCCTGCGGCAGCAGAAGCGCGCCGAGCTGCTCAGCCGTATCCACCAGATCCGCAAGGATCTGCTGGGTTAG
- a CDS encoding helix-turn-helix transcriptional regulator, whose translation MEIRARLGLQPSPPAAAFSAMDALAEYFKVFSEPNRLAVLDALRTGPLNVTAVVEKTGHSQALVSKHLKLLTIAGVVRRRPEGSLVFYEVIDKSVFKLLARAEKLMLSAKRQQLDALAAIL comes from the coding sequence ATGGAGATCCGCGCTAGGCTTGGACTTCAGCCATCGCCGCCTGCTGCGGCCTTCTCCGCGATGGACGCCCTCGCCGAATACTTCAAGGTCTTCTCCGAACCCAACCGGCTCGCCGTGCTCGACGCCCTGCGCACCGGACCGCTCAATGTGACGGCCGTGGTGGAGAAGACAGGCCACAGCCAGGCCCTGGTATCGAAACACCTCAAGCTGCTCACCATCGCCGGTGTGGTGCGGCGACGGCCGGAGGGAAGCCTGGTGTTCTACGAGGTGATCGATAAAAGCGTGTTCAAGTTGCTGGCCCGCGCCGAAAAGTTGATGCTCTCGGCGAAGCGCCAGCAGCTCGACGCCCTGGCGGCGATCCTCTGA
- the gorA gene encoding glutathione-disulfide reductase, with the protein MSDHFDLIVLGAGSGGLAAAKRAASYGARVAIVEGDRVGGTCVIRGCVPKKLLVYGSAYKHLLADAASYGWSMGEVRHDAGTLLANVRAEVDRLNQLHIGLLEKAGVELVRGWGHFLDSRSVAVTATPATLRDQSSESDPAPGSPPRILRGERILIAVGGRPTRPLIQGAEHCWVSDDLFLLESLPERVVIVGAGFIACEFACILNGLGVQVTQLVRGDHLLRGFDLEAAHAVQEGMEAGGIDIRFAHSPAQIAGEPGALVVTAQSGEQIACGGVLLATGRHPHLEPLHLDAAGVATDNGRRIPVDRNQATNVPHIYAVGDATDVINLTPVAVDEGRAFADSVYGGKPRQVNHDLVASAVFSQPELATVGLSEEEAIARCGPEGLRVHRARFRPMAQALPARGPRVLLKLVVEAATDRVLGVQMVGEHAAEIIQMAAIAIGMGATKADFDRTMALHPSVSEEFVTMAN; encoded by the coding sequence ATGAGCGACCACTTCGATCTGATCGTGCTCGGTGCCGGCTCCGGCGGCCTGGCCGCCGCCAAACGGGCCGCCTCCTACGGCGCCCGCGTGGCGATCGTGGAGGGGGATCGGGTGGGCGGCACCTGCGTGATCCGCGGCTGCGTGCCCAAGAAACTGCTGGTCTACGGCTCCGCCTACAAGCACCTGCTGGCCGATGCGGCCAGCTACGGCTGGTCGATGGGAGAGGTGCGCCACGACGCCGGCACCCTGCTCGCCAACGTGCGCGCCGAAGTGGATCGGCTCAACCAGTTGCACATCGGCCTGCTCGAGAAGGCGGGGGTGGAGCTGGTACGTGGCTGGGGCCACTTCCTCGATTCCCGCAGCGTGGCAGTGACGGCAACACCAGCCACCCTCCGTGACCAGTCCTCGGAATCGGATCCGGCCCCCGGCAGCCCGCCCCGCATCCTGCGCGGTGAACGGATCCTGATCGCCGTGGGGGGCCGACCCACCCGCCCGCTGATCCAGGGGGCCGAGCATTGCTGGGTGAGCGACGACCTGTTCCTGCTCGAATCCTTGCCGGAACGGGTCGTGATCGTGGGTGCGGGCTTCATCGCCTGCGAATTCGCCTGCATCCTCAATGGGCTCGGCGTCCAGGTGACCCAGCTGGTGCGCGGTGATCACCTGCTGCGCGGCTTTGATCTGGAGGCCGCCCACGCCGTGCAGGAGGGCATGGAAGCGGGCGGCATCGACATCCGCTTCGCCCACAGCCCCGCCCAGATCGCAGGAGAGCCGGGGGCCCTGGTGGTGACAGCCCAGAGCGGCGAACAGATCGCCTGTGGTGGGGTGTTGCTGGCCACCGGCCGCCATCCCCATCTGGAGCCTCTGCACCTGGATGCGGCCGGCGTGGCCACAGACAATGGCCGGCGCATCCCGGTGGACAGAAACCAGGCCACCAACGTGCCCCATATCTACGCGGTGGGAGATGCCACCGACGTGATCAACCTCACCCCGGTGGCGGTGGATGAGGGGCGCGCCTTCGCCGACTCGGTGTATGGCGGCAAACCCAGGCAGGTGAACCACGACCTGGTGGCCAGTGCCGTGTTCAGTCAGCCGGAACTGGCCACGGTGGGCCTGAGCGAAGAGGAGGCGATCGCCCGCTGCGGCCCTGAGGGCCTGCGGGTGCATCGGGCCCGGTTCCGCCCCATGGCCCAGGCCCTGCCCGCTCGAGGTCCGCGGGTGCTGCTCAAGCTGGTGGTGGAGGCGGCCACCGACAGGGTCCTGGGGGTTCAGATGGTGGGTGAGCACGCCGCCGAGATCATCCAGATGGCCGCCATTGCGATCGGCATGGGAGCCACCAAGGCGGACTTCGACCGAACCATGGCCCTGCACCCCAGCGTGTCTGAAGAATTCGTGACCATGGCCAACTGA
- a CDS encoding pentapeptide repeat-containing protein: protein MPVSPGLPTDLESLRQALAAGDRQFPGLQLRDLDGVDLDLSDCDLSGGTFQEARFGRSRWQRAQVTGCRFQGALLRGADLSGLQAAGSFWHDADLSGARLQNADFSGALMHRCCLRGVVAAGSHWRDTRLVEADFRSGLDQLTDLGRADLRGADLSYAQLQGSQLHGADLRGACLYGANLSGADLSEADLSGCDLRDTSLASARLDKAVLSGTLLPD, encoded by the coding sequence GTGCCTGTCTCGCCAGGTCTGCCCACCGATCTTGAAAGCCTGCGCCAGGCCCTCGCCGCTGGAGATCGGCAGTTCCCGGGCCTGCAGCTCCGTGATCTCGATGGTGTCGATCTCGACCTGAGCGACTGTGACCTCAGCGGAGGCACCTTCCAGGAAGCCCGCTTCGGCCGCAGCCGCTGGCAACGGGCCCAGGTGACCGGTTGCCGTTTCCAGGGGGCCCTGCTCCGGGGAGCGGATCTCTCCGGGCTGCAGGCCGCGGGTTCCTTCTGGCACGACGCCGATCTCTCCGGCGCCCGGCTCCAGAACGCCGACTTCTCCGGGGCCCTGATGCACCGCTGCTGCCTGCGGGGGGTGGTGGCAGCCGGCAGCCACTGGCGCGACACCCGCCTGGTGGAGGCCGATTTCCGCAGCGGCCTCGACCAGCTCACTGATCTGGGCCGGGCCGATCTGCGGGGTGCCGATCTCAGCTATGCCCAGCTGCAGGGCTCCCAGCTGCACGGCGCCGACCTGCGCGGCGCCTGCCTCTACGGCGCCAACCTCTCGGGCGCCGATCTGAGTGAAGCCGATCTGAGCGGCTGCGACCTGCGCGACACATCCCTGGCCAGCGCCCGGCTCGACAAGGCCGTCCTCAGCGGCACCCTGCTGCCCGACTGA